In the Carassius gibelio isolate Cgi1373 ecotype wild population from Czech Republic chromosome A2, carGib1.2-hapl.c, whole genome shotgun sequence genome, one interval contains:
- the LOC128022344 gene encoding complement C1q-like protein 3, with the protein MVLVLVILIPVLVSAAGSDPSLEMLGACRMVCDPHGTKSPSSAPTDNRLVQSPPTFIRGPKGEPGRSGRIGTRGLPGPPGPPGPPGPPGVIGQPGPPGLPGPHGVTGVISAATYSTVPKIAFYAGLKKQHEGYEVLKFDDVVTNLGNHYDPSSGKFTCSIPGIYFFVYHVLMRGGDGTSMWADLCKNNQVRASAIAQDADQNYDYASNSVILHLEPGDEIYIKLDGGKAHGGNNNKYSTFSGFMVYAD; encoded by the exons ATGGTGCTGGTGCTGGTCATTCTCATCCCGGTGCTGGTCAGCGCGGCAGGATCCGACCCGAGCTTAGAGATGCTCGGCGCGTGCCGCATGGTGTGCGATCCGCACGGAACGAAGTCTCCATCATCAGCACCGACAGACAACCGCTTGGTTCAGTCCCCACCAACTTTCATTCGCGGTCCGAAAGGAGAGCCAGGGCGCTCAGGACGGATCGGTACAAGAGGCCTGCCGGGTCCACCGGGTCCACCCGGACCTCCAGGTCCCCCCGGGGTCATAGGACAACCGGGGCCACCAGGATTACCCGGTCCGCACGGAGTCACCGGTGTCATAAGCGCAGCGACGTACAGCACTGTTCCCAAAATTGCATTCTACGCGGGACTCAAGAAGCAACACGAGGGTTACGAGGTGCTGAAGTTTGATGATGTGGTCACTAACTTGGGCAATCACTATGACCCCTCGAGCGGCAAATTCACTTGCTCCATCCCGGGGATCTACTTTTTCGTGTATCACGTATTAATGAGAGGTGGTGACGGGACCAGCATGTGGGCTGATCTGTGCAAAAATAACCAG GTGCGTGCAAGTGCAATAGCGCAGGATGCGGATCAGAACTATGACTACGCCAGCAACAGTGTGATTTTACACCTGGAGCCTGGAGATGAGATCTACATTAAACTGGATGGAGGCAAAGCGCACGGgggaaacaacaacaaatacagcACGTTTTCAGGCTTCATGGTCTATGCTGATTAA
- the LOC128022337 gene encoding phosphotriesterase-related protein: MAEQRGKVQTVLGLIEPDQLGRTMTHEHLTLTFECSHVPPAPGDEGLAAAPIEMKHLHWLQQNPYCHNENLLLNQEIEAVKEELLCYRKAGGGSIVENTTTGITRNLPALRQLAKETGVHIIAGAGYYVDVTHSDETRKMTVEKLTDIIVSEVLHGADGTDIRCGVIGEIGTSWPITESEKKVLRATAHAQTQLGCPVIIHPGRNENAPGEVIRILQEAGGDISKTVMSHLDRTMFDHQELLEFAKMGSYLEYDLFGTEMLNYPFNLYVDMPSDSQRVQNLAFLIREGYEDRILIAHDIHTKHRLTKYGGHGFSHILKNIVPKMLSRGIAQNQVDKILIENPKQWLTFK; the protein is encoded by the exons ATGGCTGAACAGAGAGGAAAGGTCCAGACAGTGTTGGGTCTGATAGAGCCCGATCAGCTGGGCCGCACCATGACCCACGAACACCTTACGTTGACGTTTGAGTGCAGCCATGTTCCCCCGGCACCCGGAGATGAGGGTCTTGCTGCAGCTCCCATTGAGATGAAGCATCTTCACTGGTTGCAGCAGAATCCGTACTGCCACAATGAGAACCTGCTGTTGAATCAAGAGATTGAAGCGGTGAAGGAAGAGCTGTTGTGTTACCGTAAAGCAGGAGGAGGATCCATAGTGGAGAACACCACCACGGGCATCACCCGAAACCTGCCTGCTCTGAGGCAGCTGGCTAAAGAGACGGGTGTGCATATCATTGCCGGAGCAGGGTACTATGTGGACGTGACCCACTCTGATGAGACAAGAAAGATGACGGttgagaag CTTACTGATATCATTGTCAGTGAGGTCCTTCATGGAGCAGACGGTACTGATATCCGCTGTGGTGTGATTGGAGAGATCGGTactagctggccaatcacagagAGTGAGAAGAAGGTCCTGCGAGCCACTGCTCACGCTCAGACTCAGCTCGGCTGCCCGGTCATCATCCACCCCGGACGGAACGAAAACGCTCCTGGAGAGGTCATCCGCATTCTGCAAGAAGCAGGTGGAGATATCTCTAAAACAGTCATGTCTCATCTTGACAG GACCATGTTTGATCATCAAGAATTATTGGAGTTTGCAAAGATGGGGAGCTACCTTGAATATGACCTCTTTGGCACAGAGATGCTGAATTACCCATTCAACCTGTATGTTGACATGCCCAGCGACAGCCAGAGAGTTCAGAA CTTGGCTTTCCTGATCAGGGAAGGGTATGAAGACAGAATCCTCATTGCCCATGATATTCACACCAAGCACCGACTGACCAAGTATGGCGGCCATGGCTTCTCCCACATCCTGAAGAATATTGTTCCCAAAATGTTGTCTCGAGGTATCGCTCAGAACCAGGTGGACAAAATACTGATAGAGAATCCCAAACAATGGCTGACATTTAAATAA